The nucleotide window CGTTCAACGGCTCCTCCCCCTACGCGGAGACGAACACCGCGCAGGTGGTGGCGCTGCGCGCGGCCAACGCCTCCGCCTCCTGCTCCGTGGGGGACACCTTCTCCACCGCGTACACCACCCAGGGCACCGTGACGGCCACCGCGCTGGTGGAGCCGTCGGGCATCGCCGCCAGCCGCCTCACGCCGGGCGTCCTCTACGCGCACAACGAGGACACCACCGCCATCGTCGCCATCAGCACCGCGGACGCGAGCACGAAGGGCACCTTCACCGTGTCCAACGTGACGCCCGCGGACTGGGAGGACGTCGCCACCGGCCCGTGCCCCGCTGGCCAGTGCATCTACATGGGCGACATCGGCCGCTCGAGCGCCAACTTCCCCACGCCGCCGTCCACCTTCGCCGTCTACCGCATCCCGGAGCCCGACATCGGCGCGGGCCAGACGAGCGGAAACCTCACCGCCGAGGCCTTCCCCTTCCAGTACCCGGACACGCCCAAGGACGCGGAGACCATCATGGTCCACCCCACCACGGGCGACATCTACATCGTCACCAAGTCCTACTCGGGCGCGAGCAAGGTCTACAAGTTCCCCCAGCCGCTCCCCACGCCGGGCACCATGAGCACGCTCGTGTTCGTGGCCAACCTCCCGCTGCCCACCACCACGGACACCAACTACGGCGCCGCCACGTCCGGCGCCATCCACCCGTGCGCCAACCGCTTCCTGCTGCGCACCTACCGCAAGGTGTATGAGTTCCGCGCCGCCACCGGCGCGGCCTTCGAGACCGCGTTCGCCGCCACGCCCGTCTCCCTGACGGACACCGTGGAAGGACAAGGCGAGGCCATCGAGTACGACCCGACCGGCACGGCCTATTACACGATGAGCGAGTCGCCCTCGCCCTTCAAGCTCAAGCGCGTCGTGCGCCAGTAGCTCGCAATCGCAGTCATGCCCAGGCCGCGTCCGGCTCCCCACGCCGGGCGCGGCCTTCGCGCGCCGTGAGACATCCACGGCGCGCCAGCATGCCTGGACGGAATTTATGTTATTTCTCGTTTTCCATGTATAATCGCAGCAATGCGATGCTTCCGTCCCCATCTCGCGTGCGCCGCCGCG belongs to Corallococcus exiguus and includes:
- a CDS encoding cell wall anchor protein, with protein sequence MTLTFFNRNVSRMLCSVSLLTLASCGPLTEDASSLPEQEVATARQAVSNIAYRSSATAGGSTRTSLSIAKPTGTAVGDVLLARIINRNNVAAVATPPAGWTLVRSDQSASQLKAWIFYKVATASEPSTYAFNIDLASYMAGSISAFSGVDTANPIDAQTGQKNGLTASFDTPALSTSTANGVAVWFGSQLWTGAACPASPIVPPAGFTEPEDTCLVSSSTGVIYNVAYKDLGAAGAQGSFNGSSPYAETNTAQVVALRAANASASCSVGDTFSTAYTTQGTVTATALVEPSGIAASRLTPGVLYAHNEDTTAIVAISTADASTKGTFTVSNVTPADWEDVATGPCPAGQCIYMGDIGRSSANFPTPPSTFAVYRIPEPDIGAGQTSGNLTAEAFPFQYPDTPKDAETIMVHPTTGDIYIVTKSYSGASKVYKFPQPLPTPGTMSTLVFVANLPLPTTTDTNYGAATSGAIHPCANRFLLRTYRKVYEFRAATGAAFETAFAATPVSLTDTVEGQGEAIEYDPTGTAYYTMSESPSPFKLKRVVRQ